The genomic region ACCCGGACTTCTGCAAGTGCGGCATCGATTTCGACACCCGCCTCGCACAACTCGGGGCCAGCCGTCTCTTCAACCGCATCGACAGCGACGTCGACTACGACGACCCCTTCAAGCAATGGTCGGACGGCATCGTCGGCCTGCTCGCCCCTGCCGGCGCGCCTTCCTCGAATGGCGCCGCAGTCGAGCAAGTCGAGACCGGCTACTCGAAGAAGAATCCCTTCCCCTCGCCGATCGTCCAGAATTTCAATCTCAACGGCCCCGGGGAAAAGCAGACGCACCACGTGGCTCTCTCGCTGGAAGGCTCCGGCCTCGACTACGAAGTCGGCGATGCGCTCGGCGTCTATCCGCAGAATCCGCCGTCGGTGGTGGATGAGATCCTGGCCGCGCTGCCGTTCAATACCAAGGTCACCGTCCCGCTGCCCGATGGCGGCGAGGTGTCCCTGCGCGACGCGCTGATTTCCAACTACGACATCGGCACGCTGAACAAATCGCTGATCCAGAAGTGGCAGGCCCGCAGCGGCTCACCCTTCCTGCGCTCGCTGGTGCAGGCCGATGACAAGAAGGCATGGGACGACTTCTGCTGGGGCCGCGACCTGATCGATCTCGTCCTCGACTACCCGGCCGACTTCACCGATGCCGAGGACTTCGTCGCCACGCTGAAGAAGCTCCAGCCCCGACTCTACTCGATCGCCTCCAGCCCGAAGGCCCATCCCGGCGAAGTTCACCTGTGTGTGGGCATCGTCCGCTACGACACCTTCGGCCGGAAGCGCGGCGGCATCTGCTCCACCTTCCTCTCGGATCGCGCGAATGGCGTGCAGCCGGGCGTCTTCGTCCATTCTAACAAGGCCTTCCGCCTTCCCGAGAACGGCGATACACCCGTCATCATGGTCGGCCCCGGCACCGGCATCGCGCCGTTCCGCGCCTTCCTCGAGGAGCGCAAGGCCACCGGCGCGAAGGGCCCCAACTGGCTGTTCTTCGGCAATCCCCACAGCAAGTCCGACTTCCTCTATGGAGAGGAGCTGACCGCCTTCCAAAAGGACGGCACGCTCCAGAAGCTCGATCTCGCCTGGTCCCGCGACC from Luteolibacter arcticus harbors:
- a CDS encoding diflavin oxidoreductase — encoded protein: MSSFIQIPEDAPFSTEQRAWLGQFLSNLLAGAASAAAAPAGPAVPVTILWGSQTGNAEGLAKKLVKTLKKGNFEPEVFDMAAYDKGRLPQEKNLLVITSTYGDGEPPDNAAELYNWLLSDAPPRLEGVQFSVLALGDTNYPDFCKCGIDFDTRLAQLGASRLFNRIDSDVDYDDPFKQWSDGIVGLLAPAGAPSSNGAAVEQVETGYSKKNPFPSPIVQNFNLNGPGEKQTHHVALSLEGSGLDYEVGDALGVYPQNPPSVVDEILAALPFNTKVTVPLPDGGEVSLRDALISNYDIGTLNKSLIQKWQARSGSPFLRSLVQADDKKAWDDFCWGRDLIDLVLDYPADFTDAEDFVATLKKLQPRLYSIASSPKAHPGEVHLCVGIVRYDTFGRKRGGICSTFLSDRANGVQPGVFVHSNKAFRLPENGDTPVIMVGPGTGIAPFRAFLEERKATGAKGPNWLFFGNPHSKSDFLYGEELTAFQKDGTLQKLDLAWSRDQKEKVYVQNLMVQHGAELWKWFQDGAAFYVCGDASRMAKDVDAALHTIAEQHGGLSKDDAAAWVNQLKKDKRYLRDVY